The following proteins are encoded in a genomic region of Acidobacteriota bacterium:
- a CDS encoding GGDEF domain-containing protein, whose amino-acid sequence MNDSETNRRDLRPALVFLSGELIAVPIPLEREDVILGRALEADVRVNDTQVSRQHARITTTKDLATGKADYTLIDLNSRNGTFLNSRRITMEKLNNGDKIAIGETILRFDLLDEIDREYQRQIHRLISHDDLTGLLSSRSFFSELRREAGRAANDGRPFCVLMMDGDNFKSVNDTYGHLTGSKTIEEIGFSIMTNLRTGDAAARFGGDEFAAFLLDAEMPQALVAAERMRASIETQEFSVLQPGRTTETHHITVSIGISSFPEDSSDPIELVEMADSALYRAKREGRNRVAAYRDMTRSELDRHLPPRRG is encoded by the coding sequence ATGAACGATTCGGAGACAAATCGACGCGACCTGCGGCCGGCTCTCGTATTTTTGAGCGGAGAGCTGATCGCTGTGCCGATCCCGCTTGAGCGGGAAGATGTCATTTTGGGGCGGGCACTCGAAGCGGATGTCCGTGTGAATGATACCCAGGTCTCGCGTCAGCACGCACGGATAACGACAACCAAAGATCTTGCCACCGGGAAAGCGGATTACACGCTGATCGATCTGAATTCGCGTAACGGTACATTTCTCAATAGCCGGCGCATCACGATGGAAAAGCTGAACAACGGCGACAAGATCGCGATCGGCGAGACCATTCTTAGGTTTGACCTGCTCGACGAGATCGATCGGGAATATCAGCGTCAGATTCACCGTTTGATTTCTCACGACGATCTGACCGGTTTGTTGTCGAGCCGCTCGTTCTTCTCGGAATTGAGGCGTGAGGCCGGGCGCGCGGCGAACGATGGGCGGCCGTTTTGTGTTCTGATGATGGACGGCGACAATTTTAAGAGCGTCAACGACACGTACGGCCACCTGACTGGCAGCAAGACCATCGAGGAGATCGGATTTTCGATAATGACGAATCTCAGGACCGGCGATGCGGCGGCGAGGTTTGGCGGCGACGAATTTGCCGCGTTTCTGCTCGATGCCGAGATGCCGCAGGCCCTTGTCGCAGCCGAGCGGATGCGGGCGAGCATCGAGACACAAGAGTTCAGCGTACTCCAACCGGGCCGTACGACGGAGACGCATCACATCACTGTTAGCATTGGCATCTCGTCTTTTCCTGAAGATTCGTCGGACCCGATCGAACTCGTCGAAATGGCCGATTCTGCCCTTTACCGTGCCAAACGCGAGGGACGCAACCGCGTCGCCGCTTACCGTGACATGACGCGATCCGAACTCGACAGGCATCTGCCGCCGAGGCGCGGTTAA
- a CDS encoding type II secretion system protein — protein sequence MTANARNGERGMTLFAVLAVMAIFAIALLAVAPSVQMEVQREKELETIRRGEEIAEAIRQYVEYYGGAKLPNSMDELLEGLPQGTKKRQILRASAAVDPMSEDGKWRLIKADVTTLGPFAKRVQDYNNGLLPSNPSQTFDRFALVIVNSLNTGSETDSTEPDEGEIEILTENTPFIGVASQSRSKSVIAYYGIQNHSKWIFTPLFRGTGTTRINTTRAPNVRDTGGSIITDR from the coding sequence ATGACGGCTAATGCAAGAAACGGTGAGCGTGGAATGACGCTTTTCGCGGTCTTGGCCGTGATGGCGATATTTGCGATTGCCTTGCTCGCGGTAGCGCCGTCGGTGCAGATGGAGGTCCAACGTGAAAAGGAACTCGAGACGATCCGCCGCGGCGAAGAGATCGCCGAAGCAATTCGCCAATATGTCGAATATTACGGTGGTGCAAAGCTGCCCAATTCGATGGACGAGCTGCTTGAGGGCTTACCGCAGGGAACCAAAAAACGGCAGATTCTGCGGGCATCGGCTGCGGTGGATCCAATGAGCGAAGACGGAAAATGGCGTTTGATCAAGGCTGATGTGACGACGCTTGGGCCATTTGCGAAACGTGTTCAGGATTATAACAACGGACTGCTTCCGTCGAACCCGAGTCAAACCTTCGACCGTTTTGCACTGGTCATCGTTAATTCTCTTAATACGGGCAGTGAGACCGACAGCACGGAACCCGATGAGGGTGAGATCGAAATTTTGACCGAGAACACCCCGTTCATTGGCGTTGCCAGCCAGAGCCGCAGCAAATCCGTAATTGCCTATTACGGCATTCAAAATCACTCAAAATGGATCTTTACGCCGCTTTTTCGCGGAACCGGCACGACACGCATAAACACCACGCGTGCCCCAAATGTCAGAGACACCGGCGGCAGCATAATTACGGATCGATAA
- a CDS encoding amidohydrolase, which translates to MKKFFSISLVLLMSVGNILAANTADDIAAATAKIMPQVIAWRRHIHQHPELGNREVNTAKMIADELRRLGIDTRTGIAKTGVVGILKGALPGPVIGLRADMDGLPVTERVDVPFKSVAKAEYNGQTVGVMHACGHDTHVAMLLGTATVLAGMKDKLKGSVVFIFQPAEEGPPAGETGGAPDMVKEGVMDNPKIDAIFGIHINSSTEVGTIRYRSGSVMAASDWFSIKVKGKQTHGAYPWAGIDPIAVASQIYTGLQMIVARQSELSKAPVVITVGRINGGVRENIIPEELTMAGTIRTLDSEMQKDIHERIRRTATKIAESMGATAEISIENKTPVTYNTPELVKKMLPSLEKAAGKSNVLDSNWVTGAEDFAFFREKAPAFYFFVGGMPKGKDPMTAAAHHTPDFFIDDSRLDVGIKAFCNIVIDYTK; encoded by the coding sequence ATGAAAAAGTTCTTTTCGATCTCACTTGTTCTACTTATGTCGGTCGGAAATATACTCGCCGCGAATACCGCTGACGATATCGCCGCCGCAACGGCAAAAATAATGCCGCAGGTTATCGCTTGGCGTCGACATATTCATCAACATCCCGAACTTGGCAATCGCGAAGTGAATACAGCCAAAATGATCGCTGACGAACTCCGCAGACTCGGGATCGATACGCGAACAGGCATCGCCAAAACGGGCGTCGTCGGCATCCTGAAAGGTGCATTACCCGGTCCCGTCATTGGCCTTCGGGCGGACATGGACGGCCTGCCCGTAACGGAACGCGTCGATGTTCCGTTCAAATCGGTCGCGAAAGCCGAATACAACGGTCAGACCGTCGGCGTAATGCATGCATGCGGTCACGACACCCACGTCGCCATGCTGCTCGGCACGGCAACGGTACTTGCTGGAATGAAGGACAAGCTCAAGGGGAGCGTCGTCTTCATCTTTCAGCCCGCCGAAGAGGGCCCGCCAGCAGGCGAGACCGGCGGTGCCCCCGACATGGTGAAAGAAGGCGTCATGGACAACCCCAAGATCGACGCCATCTTTGGCATCCACATAAATTCTTCAACGGAAGTCGGAACGATCAGATACAGATCAGGCTCGGTTATGGCCGCCAGCGACTGGTTCTCGATCAAAGTCAAAGGCAAACAGACACATGGAGCATATCCCTGGGCAGGCATCGACCCAATCGCCGTCGCATCGCAGATCTATACAGGATTGCAGATGATCGTTGCTCGCCAATCCGAATTGTCCAAGGCTCCGGTCGTAATCACCGTCGGCCGTATAAATGGAGGCGTCCGCGAAAATATCATCCCTGAGGAGCTCACGATGGCCGGCACGATCCGCACGCTCGACAGCGAAATGCAAAAAGACATCCACGAGCGGATCCGCCGGACTGCAACTAAGATCGCCGAGAGCATGGGCGCTACCGCCGAGATTTCGATCGAAAACAAAACGCCCGTCACGTACAACACACCCGAACTCGTTAAAAAGATGCTGCCTTCGCTCGAAAAGGCAGCCGGCAAGAGCAACGTCCTCGACTCCAATTGGGTAACCGGCGCCGAAGATTTTGCCTTTTTTCGAGAAAAGGCTCCGGCATTTTATTTCTTTGTCGGCGGGATGCCTAAAGGCAAGGATCCAATGACGGCCGCAGCACATCACACGCCGGACTTCTTTATCGACGACAGCCGCCTCGACGTCGGGATCAAAGCGTTTTGTAATATTGTCATTGATTACACAAAGTGA
- a CDS encoding beta-lactamase family protein: protein MRILRTIVFALSFLTVFISADAQVTPVPASSDLRNELQRNLEEWYKAGKFPGATLGVVLADGETMSLAVGYSDRTAKSPMKPTDRMLAGSTGKTFAAATALQLVYEGKIGLDERVEKYLGSLSWFSRLPNARDITVRQLLNHTSGLVRYEFKDQFTKDLTANPEKIWKPQELLAYLLDEKPPFDAGKGWDYSDTNYIVLGMIIERVTGRKFYDEAGRRLLKPLKLTNTIPQDRIKLKGVIQGYAGANNPFGGKDEMISNGKFAINPQFEWTGGGYASTSGDLARWAKLIYEGKAFDASLLPQVFDGVAAPMLGRETRYGLCVIIRKTPAGTSYGHSGFFPGYMTDMMYFPEQRIAIAVQVNTSVPQDLGKPLGRVLADLAQIVKKR from the coding sequence ATGCGAATTCTTCGAACCATCGTTTTTGCCCTGTCATTTTTGACCGTTTTCATATCGGCCGATGCCCAGGTCACTCCCGTGCCGGCAAGCTCTGATCTCAGGAACGAACTTCAGCGAAATCTCGAAGAATGGTACAAGGCCGGCAAATTTCCCGGCGCGACGCTCGGCGTCGTACTTGCGGACGGCGAAACAATGAGTTTGGCCGTTGGCTACTCCGACCGAACGGCAAAAAGCCCGATGAAGCCGACTGATCGAATGCTCGCCGGCAGCACCGGCAAGACATTTGCCGCTGCCACCGCTCTTCAGCTCGTATACGAAGGCAAGATCGGACTCGACGAAAGGGTCGAAAAGTATCTTGGGAGCTTGTCGTGGTTTTCGCGTCTGCCGAATGCCAGGGACATTACGGTACGCCAACTATTGAATCACACTAGCGGACTCGTGCGCTACGAATTCAAAGACCAATTTACAAAAGACCTTACGGCAAATCCCGAAAAGATCTGGAAGCCGCAGGAATTGCTCGCCTACTTGCTCGATGAAAAGCCGCCGTTCGACGCCGGCAAGGGCTGGGATTATTCGGACACGAATTACATCGTACTCGGCATGATCATCGAAAGAGTAACGGGCCGCAAATTCTACGACGAGGCCGGCCGCCGCCTTCTCAAACCGCTCAAGCTAACAAATACGATCCCACAGGACCGTATCAAACTGAAAGGCGTCATCCAGGGCTACGCCGGAGCCAACAACCCGTTTGGCGGCAAGGACGAGATGATCTCGAATGGAAAATTTGCGATCAATCCTCAGTTCGAATGGACCGGCGGCGGTTATGCGTCGACATCCGGGGACCTGGCCCGCTGGGCAAAGCTAATTTACGAGGGCAAGGCCTTCGACGCGTCGCTGTTGCCGCAGGTGTTCGATGGCGTCGCCGCTCCGATGCTCGGCCGCGAGACAAGATACGGCCTCTGCGTGATCATCAGGAAAACGCCGGCCGGGACATCGTACGGCCACAGCGGTTTCTTTCCCGGCTATATGACCGACATGATGTATTTTCCGGAACAGAGAATCGCCATTGCAGTTCAGGTAAATACGAGCGTTCCGCAAGATCTGGGCAAGCCTCTCGGCCGGGTTTTGGCTGACCTGGCTCAGATCGTCAAGAAACGCTGA